A DNA window from Trypanosoma brucei brucei TREU927 chromosome 11 chr11_scaffold01 genomic scaffold, whole genome shotgun sequence contains the following coding sequences:
- a CDS encoding DNA-(apurinic or apyrimidinic site) lyase, putative — translation MFLISWNVAGWGSTARLIRSDFGTIAEFLRHTQADIVCLQEVKGSWQKLKDEPYAMGAGDGRPVSVEGWESFWSFSGRGQRGFNGVATFARKGLTWWCDSRPFIEADDKEGNSSPDASDKKTSTVEELHDEGRVLVTGHSAFVLVNTYVVNGRNSQRMAFKMRFLSCLKSLLARLKKENGKPVILVGDLNITFRAEDSHWSQRRLGFPSFMRLVHLARSLSNDEWKQSYPYIGQDTVCHLEGYIAEQTLQFLVDESDDPHPNDGRCARVDNLFSGLTKECKTTVTIDGNHLLQELVQKGRELKYHQNKGSGARVTLSELCEAGVTSVFASTLLRMQQTNHNRDIFVLVQYCGLPSHDEAGVEFMKELLVDLNLRDTMLVGLTPEALNDVCPCPYTCWDQSKNKRVVNEGNRIDYILIDASLAPKLAPCRDTENNVVRTLSEGIGHAGEDNGKKVVVDGCENTSSPFFSEFDGASHLLGVQRTAGHGAYPAAAMDGTGLPPLKKEARDLQFRGLPSTGLFVTPPQYSDHCGVCAYFPDLLLEPRPAKVKEIHPCLYRLPASLESFFQKRPRSE, via the coding sequence atgtttctcaTCAGCTGGAATGTGGCGGGGTGGGGCTCCACAGCTCGTCTGATACGGAGCGACTTTGGTACCATCGCGGAATTTTTGCGCCACACACAAGCTGATATTGTATGTTTACAGGAGGTAAAGGGCTCGTGGCAGAAGCTGAAAGATGAGCCATATGCAATGGGCGCTGGTGACGGTAGGCCCGTGTCCGTCGAGGGATGGGAATCGTTTTGGTCCTTCAGTGGTAGAGGCCAGCGTGGCTTTAATGGCGTTGCGACATTTGCTCGCAAGGGGCTTACGTGGTGGTGTGACTCACGACCTTTTATTGAGGCGGATGACAAGGAAGGCAACAGTAGCCCCGATGCAAGCGACAAAAAGACGAGCACTGTGGAGGAACTGCACGATGAGGGTCGTGTGCTGGTGACGGGCCACAGCGCCTTTGTATTGGTTAACACCTACGTTGTGAATGGACGCAACAGTCAGAGAATGGCATTCAAAATGAGGTTCCTTTCATGCCTAAAGAGCCTTCTTGCACggttgaagaaggaaaacggGAAACCTGTTATCTTGGTTGGAGACCTCAATATAACTTTTCGGGCGGAAGATTCGCACTGGTCCCAACGTCGCCTtggttttccctccttcatgCGACTCGTTCATCTTGCACGAAGCCTCAGCAATGACGAGTGGAAGCAGAGCTATCCATATATTGGGCAAGATACGGTGTGCCACCTAGAGGGATACATTGCGGAACAAACATTGCAATTTCTTGTTGACGAAAGTGACGATCCGCACCCAAACGACGGAAGGTGTGCTCGCGTTGATAATCTGTTCTCAGGCCTTACAAAGGAATGCAAGACTACGGTCACCATTGATGGTAACCACTTGCTACAAGAACTCGTACAGAAGGGTCGAGAGTTAAAGTATCATCAAAACAAGGGTAGTGGGGCGAGGGTAACGCTGTCGGAGTTGTGTGAGGCGGGTGTTACGAGTGTCTTTGCCAGTACACTCCTTCGAATGCAGCAGACGAACCACAATCGGgatatatttgttttagTGCAGTATTGTGGTTTGCCCTCGCACGATGAAGCAGGTGTGGAGTTCATGAAAGAGCTGCTGGTCGATTTGAACTTGCGTGACACAATGTTGGTGGGGCTTACTCCTGAGGCACTTAATGATGTTTGTCCGTGCCCGTACACGTGCTGGGATCAATCGAAAAATAAACGAGTGGTAAACGAGGGTAATCGCATAGACTACATTTTGATTGATGCGTCGCTAGCGCCAAAATTGGCTCCATGCCGCGATACGGAGAATAACGTTGTCCGCACATTATCTGAGGGCATTGGACACGCGGGTGAAGACAACGGTAAGAAGGTGGTCGTGGACGGTTGTGAGAACACATCGTCACCCTTTTTCAGTGAGTTTGACGGTGCATCCCATTTGCTTGGCGTACAACGTACAGCGGGGCACGGGGCGTACCCCGCAGCAGCTATGGACGGTACAGGTCTTCCACCCCTAAAGAAGGAGGCGAGGGACCTGCAGTTTCGTGGACTTCCATCCACCGGCTTATTTGTAACACCACCTCAATACAGCGACCATTGCGGCGTATGTGCGTACTTTCCGGATCTGTTGTTGGAACCCAGGCCCGCAAAGGTGAAGGAGATACACCCTTGTTTGTATCGACTTCCAGCATCTTTGGAATCGTTCTTCCAAAAGCGGCCAAGAAGTGAATAA
- a CDS encoding beta-adaptin 3, putative: MNRAIIAEKASLASERAKEFISSGGSIVSRARSLVSGDAQFFAVQPKPEDLRRHLNSDCIHEKSVAMKRIIAQMCKGYDMSTFFADVVKNIHSPSVELRKLIYFFVTHYAEERPNEALLSISAFQKDLMDHSMHVRSLALRMLSAMRIPAIHTLVMVAVQKCALDTEPLVRKTAAISLAQVYAVNGSEADLETIYSILQQLLADKNSEVAAAAALSFVEICPHEVSFIHKVYRNLCRVIGDCDEWGQVVLIHVLLRYARTQFCDPNEQTGRRELISDSSDEAEQSKKNKENDKEEGVNDANDGESSSETTSSSSSSWDRKMLGLRRGGPNAAMLLDSDHRLLLDSVKPLLMSLNSAVVVAATAVICHCGPKADMDACTLPLLRLLAGPDERHSVVLSTIHTIVLTHAEPFVPYIREFFLMPQDKREIRILKLSIISKLATANNFPDLFREFRHYTRSYHVEHVVDAVRGLGLIAVRLSSVCTSQVMRVVLPLLSHKNAEVVSESIKVLQLLVVQGNSSGRQTARLVYRLLQRVIKGEVTSDSAKAVILWLVGENIQLHNVIAAAAPECFRILVKSFKTEGSEVRKQVLMLGCKIWMFLDGSGAVAERFRQLFFYLIELANFDDDYDVRDYARLVGCAVDRQSATFEGLKRMLLFREKKQPQSSDPYAEHTHYELGSLSHFIGKPFTGYHPLPPWATVPSDPLLRLPPGCEVRGDGADSGDDSMSDDGDDDDSSMMYSDNSSDSGTCRGSGSSDASTSVHSSYTGDDGYSSTDGSQQRGGNSTSDEMGRGDDEEQRTPAEEAVIRPSDASSKTNITNIAAEASDAPRRPVVKVTVRRLGAPKPAPDSKTVPTETEGGVAAAVTLEKEGSRSGGTPGASSTTAGNNAVREVINDKTTASVEGGSDRALDTPTREGSGPAE, from the coding sequence ATGAACCGCGCTATCATTGCAGAGAAGGCTTCATTGGCCTCTGAGAGGGCGAAGGAGTTTATTTCCAGTGGTGGGAGTATCGTATCCCGCGCCCGCTCACTCGTCTCTGGCGATGCACAATTTTTTGCTGTGCAACCAAAACCGGAAGACCTTAGGCGTCACCTCAATTCCGACTGTATTCACGAAAAAAGTGTTGCCATGAAGCGCATTATTGCACAGATGTGCAAGGGCTACGACATGTCAACCTTCTTTGCGGATGTGGTGAAGAACATCCATTCCCCATCTGTAGAACTGAGAAAGCTGATTTACTTCTTCGTGACACATTACGCGGAGGAGCGACCAAATGAGGCGCTTCTCTCCATTTCAGCCTTTCAAAAGGACTTGATGGACCATAGTATGCACGTGCGTTCGTTAGCGTTGCGCATGTTAAGCGCCATGCGGATACCGGCGATTCATACGCTTGTGATGGTTGCGGTGCAGAAATGTGCACTAGACACAGAGCCGCTGGTCCGAAAGACCGCAGCTATATCTCTTGCACAAGTTTACGCCGTCAACGGGTCCGAGGCGGATCTGGAGACGATATATTCTATCCTTCAGCAACTTCTAGCCGATAAAAATTCGGAAGTGGCTGCTGCAGCCGCACTTTCATTTGTGGAGATATGCCCCCATGAAGTAAGTTTCATCCACAAAGTCTACCGTAACCTGTGTCGTGTCATCGGTGACTGTGACGAGTGGGGGCAAGTGGTACTGATACACGTGTTGCTTCGCTACGCGCGAACACAGTTCTGTGACCCAAACGAACAGACTGGAAGACGCGAGCTGATAAGCGATTCATCAGACGAAGCtgaacaaagtaaaaaaaataaggagaaTGACAAGGAAGAGGGTGTAAATGATGCAAATGATGGAGAAAGCTCTTCCGAAACgacctcttcctcctcctcctcctgggACAGAAAAATGCTTGGCTTACGCCGAGGGGGGCCCAATGCAGCCATGCTTCTTGACTCTGATCACCGGCTGCTTCTTGACTCTGTGAAACCGCTTTTGATGAGCCTCAACAgcgctgttgttgtggcCGCTACCGCTGTTATTTGCCACTGTGGCCCCAAGGCGGACATGGACGCTTGCACTCTCCCACTACTTCGTTTGCTGGCGGGGCCTGACGAGCGGCACTCGGTCGTCCTCAGCACCATTCATACTATTGTACTGACACACGCAGAGCCTTTCGTGCCATACATTAGGGAATTTTTCCTCATGCCACAAGATAAGAGGGAGATACGCATCCTCAAGCTGAGTATCATCTCTAAACTCGCTACGGCTAACAACTTCCCGGATCTCTTCCGCGAGTTTCGTCACTATACCCGCAGTTATCACGTGGAGCATGTGGTTGATGCTGTCAGGGGACTAGGCCTAATTGCTGTGCGACTTTCTTCGGTGTGTACGTCGCAGGTAATGAGGGTGGTGTTGCCTCTGTTGTCCCACAAGAATGCAGAGGTTGTGTCTGAGTCTATCAAGGTGTTGCAATTGCTCGTAGTACAGGGCAACAGCAGTGGGCGGCAAACTGCACGACTCGTATACCGTCTGTTGCAAAGGGTAATAAAGGGCGAGGTTACCAGCGACTCCGCCAAGGCCGTTATATTGTGGTTGGTCGGTGAGAACATTCAACTTCACAATGTTATCGCCGCTGCGGCACCGGAATGCTTTCGTATACTCGTGAAATCCTTCAAGACAGAAGGCTCTGAGGTGAGGAAGCAGGTGCTCATGCTTGGGTGCAAGATATGGATGTTCCTTGATGGAAGTGGGGCGGTGGCCGAACGATTTAGGCAACTCTTTTTCTACCTCATTGAACTTGCAAATTTTGATGACGACTACGATGTGCGTGACTATGCACGACTTGTGGGTTGTGCTGTGGACCGACAGAGTGCAACATTCGAAGGACTAAAGCGCATGCTTCTTTTTCGCGAAAAAAAGCAGCCGCAGTCGAGCGATCCGTATGCTGAGCATACCCACTATGAACTGGGCAGTCTGTCTCATTTCATTGGTAAGCCTTTCACTGGTTATCATCCCCTTCCGCCTTGGGCAACGGTGCCCTCCGATCCACTTTTACGGTTACCTCCTGGATGCGAGGTGCGCGGTGACGGGGCGGATTCGGGTGATGACAGCATGAGCGACGACGGGGATGATGACGATAGCTCAATGATGTATAGTGACAATAGCAGCGACAGTGGCACATGTAGGGGCAGTGGCAGTAGCGACGCCTCCACTTCGGTACACAGCAGTTATACCGGTGATGACGGCTACTCCTCAACTGACGGATCCCAACAGAGGGGCGGGAACAGCACCAGCGATGAAATGGGCAGAGGTGATGACGAAGAGCAACGAACCCCAGCAGAGGAGGCAGTCATACGGCCATCGGATGCGTCGAGCAAGACGAACATAACAAATATCGCCGCAGAAGCATCTGACGCTCCCAGACGTCCTGTTGTCAAAGTTACCGTACGACGTCTTGGAGCTCCCAAGCCCGCACCCGATTCCAAAACAGTCCCCACTGAAACTGAAGGCGGAGTCGCTGCGGCTGTGACGCTAGAGAAGGAGGGATCACGAAGCGGAGGCACTCCCGGTGCTTCCAGTACAACGGCAGGTAATAATGCGGTTCGAGAAGTTATTAATGACAAGACAACTGCCTCAGTGGAGGGGGGAAGTGACAGAGCACTGGACACACCCACAAGGGAGGGTAGTGGTCCCGCGGAGTGA